The nucleotide sequence TTTGAAAAGTTCTGGAATGATAAAGTGTTGCCTCTTCTTTAATGCCTTTCTAGAAGGGGTGAAGCTTATTTCTTCTTCAAGTAAAGATGCAGTTATGTAGAAGATAGAGAGTGGTAAATAAGGATTGGACTTTAAGGAGACTTAGTATGGAATTACTATATGGCATAATTTTTTTATTTATATTTTATCTAATTATTAAAACAGCCGTTACAAAAGGTATAGATGACTCAAGGGTAATACAGGAATTGAAGAAAGAGATTAAAGAGTTAAAAAAAAAAAGTCTGAAGAATAAAACGAGGAAGAATCTAAACACATCATAAATAGGAAAGCGTAATTCGGTAAGAAAATGGTTTAATTTCAGGCTTCCGTGTCAAGTAACGTTATTTTCTTATTGAACAAACGATGCAGGTTAGTTAAAGAAGGAATAACGTTTAAAATTATAGAGTTTATCTAAAAACAAAGAGAAAAGAAAAGGAGTAAGTTATGAGAGATTTATTAGGATACTTTCTTATTGCACAAGCGATTATCACTGGTGTTATTGTTTATTCCATTCAACAATTATCAGATTCCATTAAAGAATCAGCTGCTTGGATTGCGAATCCAAATGGATCCTTAGGATGGGGTTCGGATTTGCCTACATTTGTTTTATGGTCACTAATAGTTGTTGCAGGATTAGGGATATTCTTAGTAGTAAAGAAGAAAAGTGATTGATAAGCCTTTAGAAGTAAGTGCATTGATCTAGTAAGGATTAATGCTTTTTTTGTAGAGTGCTTGTTAAACAAACGAAGCAGGATAGTTCAATAAGAAATCACAAAAGTAATGAGCATTTACTATAAAATAAGATTAAACGGAGGTTGAGATGCGAAAAGTTTATTTAGATAGAACAGAATTAACTGGAGCCATAAATGTAAATTTAAAAGATACTGAGCTTATACCAGCAGGTACTACAATTTATCCTATGAGTGTTTTTCATAAAAATGAGGAGTATCAAAAATATGCTAATGATTATGATATTCAATTTATCTTTGACGATGATATTCCACTTTTAGAATTTTATACGGTACCATATGTAGATATTATGGCAAAAGATAGTAAAGGTGGTTTTATCGGAACTGTTGGTCAACAATGTGATTTGAAAAGTGACGCACCAATTTGTTATATCAATAGGCATTTAGAGTGCTTGATAATTTCTGAAAACGGAGAAGATTTTCTGAGTAATATAGGAACCTGGCAAGACAACTTGAAACCCTATGATAAAATTACGGTTTATCGTTCGAAAGCAGAAGCGGAAATGGAACTAGAGTTTATCGATTTGTCTGTTTGAGAGTCCTCCATCATTATAAATTCATATTGAACGGGAGCGTTGATCCAGGAAGGATTAAACGCCTTTTTTGTTGAACTACTTATTAAACAAACGATGCAGGTTAGTGCAACAAGAACTATTGTATTTTATGGTGAATTTAAACAGGGGGAAGGTACTTATGAAAAGAACTTTATTGTTTTTTATACTATTTATTTTTACTTTTACAACTTCCGTTCAAGCATTAAGTTGGGCTTATCCTTTTGTCGTTTGGAATGGTAACGTTTATGAAGTAAAAGAAGAAAAGGTTTTATCTAATCAAATTGGAAAGGAAATTGGAGAAGTTAAAACAAAACCAAATGATATGACTGGAGATTACTACGGAGATGTCTCAAATGCTTATCCTAAAGGGACGAAGTATTTTGAAATAAATAATATATCAACTAAAAATGCAATAGCTGTTGAAGTAGGAGACAACGAGTGGCAAAAAGCTGTATATGTCCATCAGGCACCTTTTCATTGGATGGATATATTCACAAAAATCCTACCTACCCTAATTTTAATAGCAATCATAATTATTATTTTAATACGCTTTAAAAAACGAAAAAATAATTAAATATATATTCTTTCATTAACGGGGGCTTTTGCACAAGAAGAGGAGATCAGTTGATAGTGGAAGAATTGTTTGTTGCAGCTTGGACACGTTAAACGAAAATAGAAAACATCCGAAATTTGATCGGATGTTTAATAAACTTAGATTAGCTTAGCCATATAATACTCATCGATATATTGATTTTCAACAATGAGGGAGTGCTTTTTAGTCCCTTCTATTTCGAATCCCATTTTTTTATAAAGGGCTAAACCTGCTTCATTATGACACATCACAGTAAGTTCAAGTCGATGTATGTTGTTGGCGTGGGACCATTGTTCGAGTTCATGAAAAAATTTTGTTCCAATCCCTCGACCTGTGAATTCTTTGAGAATTCCAGTAACAATATATGCACTGTGACGTACCCTATTAAAGCTTTCTCTTATAGCGGAGAGGTAACCAACAATATTTCCTTCTATTTCGCATATTAGGATTATTGATAAATCGTCTTCAATAATATTTTTTATGTACTCATACTGTTTATCAAAAGTGGTTGTTCGCTCTTCTGGCTCGAGCATCATAAAGTTGGATTCGGTATCCAACTTTTTGCAAAGGTTAAGAAATTTCTCCGTGTCAGATATTCTTATAGCTCTAATTATCAAAATAATTCTCCTCATAATAATATTCAATTGAATTATAGATTACAAAGGGTGGGGTGTGCAATTGGTATTACAGTGTACATCTTAATGTAATACTTTCTTATTGAACAAACGGGTGCTTTTGTTGAAGAAGAAAAAAATAAAACTGGAAATCGCTCAATTCACACTAGGGAATTGGGCTTTTTTTATTCCAAAAAACCGACCGAAGAAATGGTTGACTATTTTGGTGTTTATTTATAGTGCTAATTATTTGACTTTTTCAAGGTTTATATGCTGCTCCAATTTGTCCTCTAAACGATGATTTGTCCCTCACAACGGCACCCGTATGGTTTTTGTGGAGAACCTTTTCATTATGTGAAATATCCTGTCTCTGTTATTTTACATTATGTCTAATGAAAGCTTGTTGAAAATCAAAGATAATCTATTTATAGGATAAGTTTTTTAAAAATTTAGAAAAAATGAAGGAGGCTTCGAAAGTATGACGGTGATAAAAAATGAAACGGCTGTTTTGAAGAACTATATCAATGGGGAATGGGTGGATGCGCAGACTACCGAAACGCTTGATGTTCCAAACCCGGCAACAGGGAAGGTGCTTGCTGCGGTTCCTGTTTCTTCAAAAGCCGATGTAGAGCTTGCTGTAAGAGCTGCGAAGGAAGCATTCAAAACATGGAAGAATACTCCGGTGCCAAAGAGGGCGCGAATTTTATATAAATACCATCACCTGTTGACTGAAAACCATGAAAAGCTGGCCAAGCTAATCGTCAAGGAGAATGGCAAGGCGTTTAAGGAGGCACATGGAGAGGTACAGCGGGGAATCGAGTGTGTGGAGTTTGCGGCTGGTGCCCCAACGTTAATGATGGGGGAAAGCCTTTCCAATATCGCGGAGGATATCGACTCGGAAATGTTCCGTTACCCGCTTGGTGTTGTCGGCGGTATTACTCCGTTTAACTTTCCAATGATGGTGCCTTTGTGGATGTTCCCGCTGGCGATCGCCTGTGGTAATACATTTGTGCTGAAGCCGTCTGAACGTACTCCCCTTTTGGCAAATGAATTGGTCGAACTGTTTACTGAAGCTGGTGCACCAAAGGGTGTTTTGAATATTGTTCATGGCGCCCATGATGTCGTGAATGGATTACTGGACCACGAGGATGTTAAGGCGATCTCGTTTGTTGGCTCTCAGCCTGTTGCCAAGTATGTGTATGAAAGGGCCGCAGCTAAAGGGAAGCGTGTGCAGGCTTTATCCGGTGCGAAAAACCACCATATTGTCATGCCGGATGCAGATATGGAAAAGGCGGTCTCCCATATCATCAGTTCAGCTTATGGGAGCGCGGGGCAGCGCTGCATGGCGTGCAGTGCCGTCGTTGTTGTAGGGGATGGAGATCAGTTTGTCCAGTCGTTAAAACAGAAGGCAGACGAGCTGGTGATTGGTAATGGCCTGGACGATGAGGTGCTTCTCACCCCGGTAATCCGTGAATCCCATCGCGAAAAGGTATTGGGCTATATCGAAAAAGGTGTGGAAGAAGGTGCATCATTGCTTCTGGATGGCAGGAATGCACTGGATGAGTTCAAGGACGGAACTTTCCTCGGGCCTACGATTTTTGACTATGTGAAACCGGAAATGACGATTGCAAAAGATGAGATTTTTGCGCCAGTATTAAGCTTGCTGAGAGCGGAGGATTTGGATGAAGCACTTGAATATCTTCGAAAATCCCGTTTCGGAAATGGTGCGACCATTTATTCGAAGGATGCAAAAGCCATACGACAGTTCCGAGAAGAAGCAGATGCAGGAATGCTGGGAGTCAATGTTGGCGTTCCGGCAACCATGGCCTTCTTCCCATTCTCCGGCTGGAAGGATTCCTTCTACGGAGACCTTCACGTGAATGGAAAAGATGGGGTCAACTTCTTTACACGCAAAAAGATGATCACGTCCCGTTTCGATTATTAGAAGAAGGATGAAAGATTAGGAGGTGGGAAGACATGACAAAGATTAAACAAGGTGAAGACTTTTTGACTAAGGATCGCGATTACGTCTGGCATTCCATGAAGCCTTATAGCCCGGATAGTACCTTGATTGCCGAGAAGGCAGAGGGCTCATGGGTGACGGACCATAAAGGCAAAAGATATCTGGACGGAATGGCTGGCCTGTGGTGTGTGAATGTTGGCTATGGAAGGACAGAGCTTGCGGATGCTGCTTATGAGCAGCTGAAGCAAATGGCTTACTTTCCGCTCAGCCAGAGCCACATTCCCGCGATTAAACTCGCGGAAAAGCTGAATGAGCTCCTTGGTGATGAATACGTCATTTTCTTTTCCAATAGTGGCTCGGAAGCGAATGAGACTGCATTTAAACTGGTAAGGCAGTATCATCAGCAAAAAGGTGAATATGGCAGGTACAAGTTCATTTCCCGATATCGGGCTTATCATGGGAATTCGATGGGATCCCTGGCAGCTACTGGCCAGGCCCAGCGTAAATATAAATACGAGCCACTGGCTCCTGGTTTCCTGCATGTAACGCCGCCTGATTTATACCGCGGTGCAGACAATAAGGACACGGAAGCTGCTGAGCTGGAGTCTGTCAAGGATATAGACCGGGTGATGACGTGGGAGCTGAGCGAGACGATTGCCGGTGTAATCATGGAACCAATCATCACAGGAGGCGGTGTCATCGTACCTCCGGACCAATATATGAAGGGTGTCAAAGAGGTATGTGAAAAGCATGGTGCCCTGTTGATTGCTGACGAGGTCATCTGCGGATTCGGCCGGACCGGGAAACCTTTTGGCTTCATGAATTACGGAGTAAAACCGGATATCATCACGATGGCAAAAGGAATCACCAGTGCATACCTGCCATTGTCCGCCACAGCGGTTCGCAAGGATATCTACGAAGCTTTTAAAGGAACAGAGGAATACGATTATTTCCGCCATGTAAACACATTTGGAGGAAACCCGGCGGCATGTGCCCTGGCATTGAAGAACCTCGAAATCATGGAAAAAGAACAGCTTTTTGATCGTTCCGCTGAGTTAGGCGAATATTTAAAGCAAAGCCTTGCTGAAAAGCTGAAGGACCACCCGCTTGTAGGAGATGTGAGAGGAAAGGGACTGCTCGTCGGGATTGAGCTGGTCAGTGATAAGGATTCGAAGGAACCGCTCAGAACAGAGCTTGTTAATAAAGTCATTGGCGGCTGTAAGGAAAAGGGGCTCATAATTGGCAAAAACGGCGCCACGGTGGCCGGCTACAATAATGTATTGACCCTCTCTCCACCGCTGAATATAGAAATGAAAGATCTCGATTTTATCATACAGACACTGACTGAAGAGCTGAAGGCGATACTGTAAAAATAATCACCTATAACACTCGTAATCCCTTTGGGGTTACGGGTGTTTTACACAATTTACTTTTTTATCAGAAAGATAGAGGTATATAAGGGCAAGTATTTGGATCATCAAAAACAAAAATGCTATTTGGAATTACCAGTATTGTACAAACCTACCCAGCATAAAAGGAGGGGATTTACCATGTCTTTGCAAACTTTAACCATTAACAAGCAGCGGTTGGAACAGCGAATCAATCAGCTTGCGGAAATAGGAAAAATTGGCGAGACTGGCGTCTGCAGGTTGACTCTATCGAAGGAGGACAGGCAAGGAGTAGAAAAGGTGAAGGGATGGATGGAGGAAGCAGGACTGACAGCTAGAATTGATCACTTTGGCAATTTGATCGGCCGGCTTGAAGGTGAAAATCCAGAGGCGTCTATTTTAATGCTTGGTTCCCATATTGATTCACAGCCCTATGGAGGAAGGTTTGACGGCGTCATCGGCGTACTTGGCGCGCTGGAAGCCGTACAGACGATGAAGGAGAACGACATTGCACCTAAAATGCCGATTGAGGTGGTCGCTTTCAGCGATGAGGAAGGCTGCCGGTTCAATAAAGGATTGTTCGGGG is from Mesobacillus boroniphilus and encodes:
- a CDS encoding GNAT family N-acetyltransferase is translated as MIIRAIRISDTEKFLNLCKKLDTESNFMMLEPEERTTTFDKQYEYIKNIIEDDLSIILICEIEGNIVGYLSAIRESFNRVRHSAYIVTGILKEFTGRGIGTKFFHELEQWSHANNIHRLELTVMCHNEAGLALYKKMGFEIEGTKKHSLIVENQYIDEYYMAKLI
- a CDS encoding CoA-acylating methylmalonate-semialdehyde dehydrogenase, which codes for MTVIKNETAVLKNYINGEWVDAQTTETLDVPNPATGKVLAAVPVSSKADVELAVRAAKEAFKTWKNTPVPKRARILYKYHHLLTENHEKLAKLIVKENGKAFKEAHGEVQRGIECVEFAAGAPTLMMGESLSNIAEDIDSEMFRYPLGVVGGITPFNFPMMVPLWMFPLAIACGNTFVLKPSERTPLLANELVELFTEAGAPKGVLNIVHGAHDVVNGLLDHEDVKAISFVGSQPVAKYVYERAAAKGKRVQALSGAKNHHIVMPDADMEKAVSHIISSAYGSAGQRCMACSAVVVVGDGDQFVQSLKQKADELVIGNGLDDEVLLTPVIRESHREKVLGYIEKGVEEGASLLLDGRNALDEFKDGTFLGPTIFDYVKPEMTIAKDEIFAPVLSLLRAEDLDEALEYLRKSRFGNGATIYSKDAKAIRQFREEADAGMLGVNVGVPATMAFFPFSGWKDSFYGDLHVNGKDGVNFFTRKKMITSRFDY
- a CDS encoding aspartate aminotransferase family protein; amino-acid sequence: MTKIKQGEDFLTKDRDYVWHSMKPYSPDSTLIAEKAEGSWVTDHKGKRYLDGMAGLWCVNVGYGRTELADAAYEQLKQMAYFPLSQSHIPAIKLAEKLNELLGDEYVIFFSNSGSEANETAFKLVRQYHQQKGEYGRYKFISRYRAYHGNSMGSLAATGQAQRKYKYEPLAPGFLHVTPPDLYRGADNKDTEAAELESVKDIDRVMTWELSETIAGVIMEPIITGGGVIVPPDQYMKGVKEVCEKHGALLIADEVICGFGRTGKPFGFMNYGVKPDIITMAKGITSAYLPLSATAVRKDIYEAFKGTEEYDYFRHVNTFGGNPAACALALKNLEIMEKEQLFDRSAELGEYLKQSLAEKLKDHPLVGDVRGKGLLVGIELVSDKDSKEPLRTELVNKVIGGCKEKGLIIGKNGATVAGYNNVLTLSPPLNIEMKDLDFIIQTLTEELKAIL